In the genome of Silurus meridionalis isolate SWU-2019-XX chromosome 17, ASM1480568v1, whole genome shotgun sequence, the window CATACGTCGGTGATGCTAATTTATTTTtcggttattattattaaacgtATAGTTAGCTAGCTAAGGTCTAAATCTTAAGTTAAAAGTCATTCAGACTTTATATGTCAGTAAAGTTTGAATGACATCGCTTTTACTTAAGAGTCGATTCAAAGAGCCGACTCGGTCAGGGACGGCAAGTTGCCTGTACAAGGTGTTTTTTCcgcatttatttcttttctgtacTAGATTTAAACTACAGCGACAGCTGATTAAATAACAAACTAAACACGCTACATTTGTGACTGAGGTACAATGAGTCACATTTCAATGGGAAAGAATCACATACGCCTGATGAGCAGTATTAACTCGAAGCAAGCTGACTTTCCATTTGTACTGAAGTGAGagttcacacacatacacacacacaaacttaatgTACTGCATAGATTCACCAAAATCAAAAACTGAgttcaatattaataataatattcatcatCTCAGACCTGATTTGAAACTCATTTGGATCAAAACATTATGCACGTCATTTGTTACAAAGTTAAAACTCACCTAAATTAGATTTGTCTCCACTTTGCTTTATCTGGAGACTTTGGACGTGAGGGTTCACCTCTCAGAACACTGATAAGACTGTAAATGTGTCCTGCTGCAACACCCTCCTCAACCTTGGCACAACAAGCTCCACCACTCTTCATTATTCCTGTTCAAAACCAGGCAGTTTTTCTGGTTTGGATGCACGACTGCTGTATGGGCATGCATTGGGGTCACGGCTCAGGCATAAGTCAAGTACTAAGTATGAAAACTAAACTTTATTTTGAAagtagaggggaaaaaaacattgtttgatTTAACCCAGGCAGGCCTTTTGTTCTTTTCCAAACACCATGACCATACACCCGCTtgtttctcttacacactctcctACAGTCAAGAACATataacacattaaacacacactgaacaatatatttatatagttatcTGTAGAATAACGAGGTTTAATTtatgaaacatttataaaaaggaGTCTCCGGTGTTAGCactatgggttggagtggaagatcttaagtaacctgctatagagctctgaccttgacCTTattgagtgtctgtgtgtgtgtgtgtgtgtgtgtgtgtgagtgtatagtTTTGTTCATTATAGAAGCCTGATATTATCAATATTAGAATATTAACCAAAGAATGTAAAATAAGCTTTGagtatgtcaagtcaagttgaAAATATTAGGTGTTTTTGGTCAgtgtttatttagaaaatacaatGACAGATTACATAAAATATGGTAACGAGAAAAgaaattcattcaaataaatgtaaaatgttatgttttaaGGCTCTCAGTTCAGGGAAATATGCATAATGTACTGTGGACTGAATACATCAAGAATCAAAATGCATAATAATCAACTTCAAATTGTCTCCTGGAAATCAGAATGTGAATCAAATCCTGAGTCATATCACAAGATCCAAAACCAAGAGATCGAATCTATTGGATtgcaattgaattgaatataaatgaatcaaATCATGAGTTGGATAGTGAGATCTTAAATGAAACATAAGCCAGCTACAGAGATCAGAACTGAGTCGGATTCAGAAATTTGATGTGCAAGATTGTGAGATCTGACCCGAATCATGAGTCAGACCTGAAGATCCAACTTAAGTCGTATTGATGAGATCAGAATCAAATGGTGTCGGACTGTAATCTTCAGATGCTGGTCGGTTTTGAGGTGGTGAAGAACCGTGTAAGTGAGAGCTGCTTGGGGCCGCCGTTATCTGCACTTCCTGATCGTTTGACCTTCTTGTCTTTTTCAGCTTGAGGAATTTGCTTTCGTTTCTTATtctaaaacaggaagtaataaaattatttgcttaaaaaaaaaaaaaattatatatatatatatatatatatatatatatatatatatatatatatatatatatatataataaaaaattaataaataaatcaacaaaaaagGTTTGAAAAACTGCATCATATCCTGAtcctaaaaaaacatttctgtaaacACAGTTTAAAATCTGTTGAAatttaaaaaggaagaaagtCTGTAAAATGaagtataatatttaaaattgtatgagCTTATTATATCTGGAACAGTAAAATATAGTtctaaaataaaacctaaagTGTTTTTCAATGAATACAAAACAACACTAAACTactttaaataaactaaataaataagtagaaCAAATTTCTTACCTTTGTGTCATGCAGTTTGCTTGTGGACTCGTCATAAAGCTTCATTATCTACAAGAACAAACATacagagtgtatatatatgtaccggtctgttcacacacacacacacacacgcacacgcacacgcacacacgcacctTTTTAACCCCGGTAGACACAGCAGCCTCCTGCAGAGCTGAATGTTCGAGCCAGCAGATCTTTTGGTCTCTCTGAacctctacacactcacacacacttgcactgtAAACTATATACGTTTGGTGAATGTGTGAGAAGATGTGGACCACCTAaacaggaaaaacacacacacgcttcagTTTAACgtctcaaacacacattcacactctccTATAGCATCATCCTGTTTTattctgaaatattaaatgctCTATATTACACTGTAATTCTATTTTCTATACAGTTTACACTACAGGTATTACAGTACGCCATTAccaatatacattttcaaaatactgATCTGATCCAAAAATACTACATACTAAACATTATATACTACTCTGTACAATTATGCATACTACAGCTACTATACTACACATTTTACTGGTATTACTGATtcttaaatactaaataatacatGTTCTATAGTACattgtatatgtactataacaCTATAACATTCTTTATAGTGTTTGCTACAggtacaatacaacacctgtaatACTATATTACTGAAAACACAACCCCTAAATAGTAAAtcttatatacactacactgtatGTTCTATACAGTGCATACTACAGGTACTGTACTATACCATAAATACTACACATATCACATGAATCACTCTGACCACAATGTAATGTTCTATGTAATGTGTGTTCTATGCACACACAGAAGGAGCCGGTACTATACATACTATATGTGCAGATAACACGCTATCcacaaaatacatacaataaagtgaatatgtaatatatacGTAAAAAAATTTGTCCTATATAGTGCATGCTACAggtactatactacactgtataTAGTATTATAATATTCTCTCTACATGAACCACTCTGACCCCGAAATACTATATACTAAACATTCAACACTACTCTGTACAATTACGCATACTACAGCTACAATACTCCACCCCACATGCTACACATATTACAGGTActacacttttttcctttttttttggcgataaatacacagatttagtctgtggaaaatttcaagcagcttttctgGAGACAAGAATACCACATTGCGATACTgtgcgagatttaataaataaataaatacatttgtgagcATAATGAGTTTTACTGAACGAATATTTTCCCATAAGCTTCCACTGCAGAGGCACTTGcattatgtataataatgtatattctATATAGTGAATGCTACAAATATTATACTACAACctaaaaactatttatattaCACAAACCACTTTGAcctcaaaatattatatactaaATAGTAGCTTGTTATGCTACAGTTTAAAGTCTATGTTGTGTATACTGCagtcactatactacactgtacatGGGGGTGTAACGTTGCACAAATTTTACGGTTCGGTACGTTCAATTTCGGTAAAATTGCTTGTTGCTTTATATTAAcacagtgtattattattaacatttgtgaacagttaattttttttttaataatattggttaaatagtatataaaataaaactttctacaagtacaatatataaaaataaactaaatcaaATTAacacaatacactttttattatattgatcaaATTGGGTAATCGATTTAATCAGCAccaattaaattgattatataaaataaattcaatgttAATGTGCACTGAACCGAAAGCCTTGTACCGAAAGCGTACAAATATGTGTACTTTACATACTATACAGATTACAGTTAACACTTATTACACAAGTAAACACATTGTTTCAAAGgaacaaaaaatttaatgagtgtcCCTATAAAGAGACAAAAATCAGAACCTCTTATGACCATACTCACTTTTCCCACATACTGTAAGGACTCTGCCACAGTTCCCACAATCCTTTGCACCTCAGCATTTAGCAGGGCTCTGTGCTTCTTCTCGGGCACACCGTTTTCCAGGAGCATGCTGGGTAACTCCCACATTCCTGCCAGCAGCCCTGGTGGCCATCGAGGGGTCAAATCACTtgtgttttttgtataaatgtaaggTTTAATAGTTGTATGATGTCTTGCCTTTACTGGGCCTCTGTGTAAGCAGGTACTGAGTCTCGCCGTCGGTGTCACTCTGCCGCTGAAGCACACAGACTAACGTCTGCTCCACACGAGGCGCCTTCTTCACCGGCTTACGGGGAAAATTCTGTACCCCGAGTTCACTGTCCCAGTCCTCTGACAGACACAGATTACAGCCTAGGGGGCTtactgcatcacacacagacacaaacatataACTGACCACAGGTATTAAACTGAACACTAGATATTTTATACCTGAACTAAACTCTGTACTAGTTAGTAATTTCAACACTAAAGCTAGTATATAATAGAGGTCGatcgattcatcggttttgccgaTTGAACGGCACCGATAGTTAATTGCTGGAACTATAGGCAAAAATTAATATCGATTGAATATATTATACcggtacgagagcggcctctagaggcaaatcactgatgtgccgtttatttatcttttttattcattgtggATGTtactgttttaatttatttagagtgtaattttttttttattttggtttcaatgcatgtcttttattaccctcattatttattaatataaataatatattcatatttatttcctttagcacattttcatgttcCGAGtaccatttaaaaaagaaaaaaattaacttcAGTATTGTTTTGCatgatgtgttttttctccCCGGTATCCAATTTAAAAACCGTCatttgattaatcggttatcatCAAGCTAGCTGTCAGTATCAGtaaatactatactacactatacattCTTTGTAATGCATACTAGAGGTAGTATGCTTCATTCCTAATACTATACTATTTGTACTAAACACTATTCAGCATACTAAATGTACTATTCTTATATACTAATCAAGATTCTATAATAAACTGTACATAATATATGTTACATACTAAAGGTATGTGTATACAACACCTCAACAACATACTATACTCTACATCCTATGTAGTATACAGGCAATAGACTACAGCCCTAATACTAATCAAAAATATTACACACTATTGGTATTAGGTATCATTCTGCAcactaattattttataaatactaaatactaacAATTTTATTCTATACTGTATGTGCTACAGGTATTTCTACcctaaatattaataatatccaGATGAGATGATCCATCTGATTTTttgtacactacacaatacacactatggattttattgtctattttttctctacacatactacattatttatacaataatgaaaatgaaaccTACTGCAGTTCTCTATATCAGGGATGGAGCTGCTCAACGTCGAGTCACATTTACTCAGAAGTCTTTCCGATCTTCTGTCTTGTTCCATTCGAACCTGATACACAGACATCACAGTTTCAGACTCCGGACATTCTCACAGGAACAGAATATGGGGTGATCTGTGTGTTACCTTGTTGTAGGCGTGGCAGTGTGTGTGAACAGGACACTGAGCGCACTGAGGATTTTTCGGCAAACATACTGTGGCTCCAAGCTCCATGAGAGCCTGGTTAAAATCTCCAGGTCGCTCTGGATCCACCAGCATGTCAGCTAACTTCCTAAAACGTGAGCgtttttatggtgttttaaagtATGTCAATgatcaggacaccaaaaggaagtaaagaaaggacagtgtgaataaataaaaagtgtatatgtatatacaaacTTGGTTTCACACAATtagtaggatgtctttggactATGAACTATGAAACTCAAAGTTATTCCAGCGCACTTCTTCAAAATCTTCAaaagcacactgcaaaatctagtggagcttcttcccagaaaagtggaggttaaattgggactaaatgtggcaTTGGATGTTTTTaaatcacatacaaatcttatggtcaggtgtccacaaacttttgctcattAATTGGGTGAAACTTCAGTGCATATAATGaggttttaattaaattcaatttaatgaatatttaaatgaataaatgtgttccTATAAGTTATTGCTGAAGAAAACAAAAGGTTTATTTGTACCAGAGTGCATCAGTTACATGAGCACTGCTGCTGTCCGCTCCGATCGCACGAACACGACACAGCACACGTGTCACATTTCCGTCTACCACACCTGTCacctgtacaacacacacacacaaaaatgaccATCTCCATTGCAATTCCATTACAGAAATTCACGAGGCaaattattttgctttgttatGTCCaattaactacacacagagcaatgCGTTTCGCACAGACTATAATTACTGACATGAGGaaccctcaggaacgtattaagtggcggacctcaagttttgtttatttgagcatttttttttttttttttgtttttattatgattaaacttgaaaacatacacaacaatgccagagtTAGAgaagtgtcactgtggctactcggTCCATACCGGACATAAGATCTGTT includes:
- the mutyh gene encoding adenine DNA glycosylase encodes the protein MKPHPLLFAVRRETWGSVLGFSLKENDFKCKNLLETFTFYTMSKLTSATRNKTRAGKKLCRTGGKPEELPESLYHRFHDAAELQLFRTHLLSWYDQTKRDLPWRRLAMTEKDDNVTTYGVWVSEVMLQQTQVATVINYYNRWMKKWPTVQHLAAASLEEVNQMWSGLGYYSRGRRLHEGAQKVVRDFGGEMPKSAENLLKQLPGVGRYTAGAVSSIAQGQVTGVVDGNVTRVLCRVRAIGADSSSAHVTDALWKLADMLVDPERPGDFNQALMELGATVCLPKNPQCAQCPVHTHCHAYNKVRMEQDRRSERLLSKCDSTLSSSIPDIENCISPLGCNLCLSEDWDSELGVQNFPRKPVKKAPRVEQTLVCVLQRQSDTDGETQYLLTQRPSKGLLAGMWELPSMLLENGVPEKKHRALLNAEVQRIVGTVAESLQYVGKVVHIFSHIHQTYIVYSASVCECVEVQRDQKICWLEHSALQEAAVSTGVKKIMKLYDESTSKLHDTKNKKRKQIPQAEKDKKVKRSGSADNGGPKQLSLTRFFTTSKPTSI